One stretch of Arachis hypogaea cultivar Tifrunner chromosome 20, arahy.Tifrunner.gnm2.J5K5, whole genome shotgun sequence DNA includes these proteins:
- the LOC112784373 gene encoding protein EARLY FLOWERING 4-like, protein MHMTSIRSSSSAAESTMEDSSNHRRHKSHRHRPSTTTTTVSTTTGESDCEVEEGEEGDPEVWANMNRSFRQVQSVLDRNRALIQQVNENHQSRIPDKMVKNVSLIQELNGNISKVVSMYSDLNSNFTNACQHRSKNGNSLRRGDN, encoded by the coding sequence ATGCACATGACCAGCATTCGCTCATCCTCCTCCGCCGCAGAATCAACCATGGAAGACTCGTCAAACCACCGCCGCCACAAGAGCCACCGCCACCGTccctcaaccaccaccaccaccgtgaGCACCACGACCGGCGAATCGGACTGTGAGGTGGAGGAAGGGGAGGAAGGTGACCCTGAGGTTTGGGCCAACATGAACCGGAGCTTCCGTCAGGTTCAGTCGGTGCTGGACCGGAACAGAGCTCTGATCCAGCAGGTGAACGAGAACCACCAGTCTCGGATTCCCGATAAGATGGTGAAGAACGTTTCGCTCATTCAAGAGCTTAACGGTAACATTTCTAAGGTCGTTTCTATGTACTCTGATCTTAATTCCAACTTCACCAACGCCTGCCAGCACCGTTCCAAGAACGGTAACTCCCTCCGCCGCGGTGACAACTAA
- the LOC112785075 gene encoding DNA replication complex GINS protein PSF3, producing the protein MAKYYDIDDIITEEEIVSVIFQKPASGVGIDPSSETDFIETGSKVELPFWLAHELQLRQAVSVHVPPCFNQKTRLEIQADSASVDLRSRCPFFYEFGCKIAPIVSDRTIGFLLLSAFKSRYKEVLTKAHTTAFAAGSKFWTILTKEEISLYEAAQSAMVSFKKWRRGGPRFQIASILARKRKSTD; encoded by the exons ATGGCAAAATACTATGATATTGATGATATTATCACAGAGGAAGAG ATTGTGTCAGTTATATTTCAGAAGCCAGCATCTGGAGTGGGGATAGATCCCAGTTCTGAAACAGACTTT ATTGAAACAGGTTCAAAAGTTGAACTGCCTTTTTGGCTTGCTCATGAACTACAGTTGAGACAAGCAGTATCAGTCCATGTTCCTCCTTGTTTCAATCAAAA AACAAGGTTAGAGATCCAGGCTGATTCTGCAAGTGTGGATTTGAGGTCTAGATGTCCATTCTTCTATGAATTTGGTTGCAAGATAGCACCCAT AGTTAGTGATAGAACCATTGGGTTTCTGTTGTTGTCGGCATTCAAGAGTAGGTACAAGGAAGTTCTCACCAAGGCACATACTACAGCATTTGCAGCTGGTTCCAAATTCTGGACTATTTTGACAAAAGAAGAGATCAGTT TGTACGAGGCAGCTCAATCTGCAATGGTATCCTTCAAGAAGTGGCGAAGGGGCGGACCTAGATTCCAGATAGCTTCAATTCTGGCAAGAAAGAGAAAATCAACTGACTAG